The nucleotide window AGGAAGCGATGGTCCGATCCGATGACCCGGCGGGCCATGTGCGGCACCACCAGTCCGACGAAGCCGATGATGCCGAGAAAGGCGATGATCACCGCCGTCAGGAGCGTTGCCAGCAGCATGCCCACCATGCGCACCCGCTCCACGCGGACGCCGAGCCCCTTGGCGGTCTCGTCGCCCGCGTCGATGGCGTTGTAGTTCCAGCCGTTGAACAGGAAATAGGCGCAGGCCACCACGGTCACCACGGAGACTATGCCCAACTCCGACCAGGAGGCCCTGGCCGTGTCGCCGAAGGTCCAGAAGATCATGGCCGCCAGCTGCACGTCGTCGGCAAAGAACTGCAGGAGCATGGTCCCGGCCGTGAACAGCGAGCCCAGAGCCACGCCGGTCAGGATCATGACCTCCGGGGTGGCCCCGCGCAGCCGGGAAACGCCGATGATCACGCCCGCCGCAGCCAGGCTGAAGACAAAGGCCAGCCCGGTGGTCACGTACGGGCTGGTGATGGTCACCGCGTCCGTGTGGGTTGAGGCCATGATCCCGCCGTCCAGGATCATGACCGAAAAGGCCGCGCCGAACGCCGCCGCATGGGATATCCCCAATGTGAACGGCGACCCCAGGGGATTGCGCAGGATGGATTGCATGGCCGTCCCGGCCACGGCCAGTCCCGCCCCGGCGACAATTGCCGCCAGTGCCTGGGGCAGCCGGATGTTCCACAGGATCATCTCGAACCGCTTGGACACCGCCGCACCGGCCAGGGACCGGGCCACGTCGGCCAGGGGGATGTGGGCCGCACCCAGGGACACGGCCACCAGCAGGGAGACCGAGAGCGCCCCGGTCACCACGAACAGCAGCGCGGACTTCCAGCCGATGTACCGGCGGTATTCGTCAGGTATGGAACCATCCGAAAAATGCATGTCAGTTCAGGGGAATGGGTTTGTAGGCGAGCCCCTGGAACATGGCGTCCATGTCCTTGAAGACCGGCTTGCCCACCAGGAAGGTGAATATCTCGTCCGCCTTGGCCGCCGGGTCCACGTCAGCGAACCGATCGGGATAGAGCAGCTTGCCGACGTAGAAGGCGTTGGCCAGGATGGACCCGTAGTTCTGGGTGTACCAGTTGTAGGGGAGCAGGCCGTAGACCTTGCCCCCCTGCACCGCCGTCAGCGTCTGGTATGACGGGTCGGTCTTCAGCTCGAACAACCCTCCGGCCTCGTTGCCCAATTGGAGCGTGGACAGGTCGAGGAACAGGTAATCGGGGTTCCACTGGACGATCATCTCCTTGGCCACGTCCGAGTGACGCAGCTCCTTGCCGGAGAGTCGCACGTCATAGGCCAGGTTGTTGGTCTTGACGAACTTGAACGGGGGGTAGGCGGGCTCCGTGGACTGGTACCCGTGCGGTCCCTTGAAGGCCACGCCGCCCACGAAGACCGACGGGCAACCGTCGTCGGGCACGTCGGCCGTCCGAGCCACGAGGTCTTTGATCTGGCCCTCTATGAACTCGATCACCGCCTCGGCGCGGTCCTCTTTGCCCACCACCTCGGCCATGATGCGCAGGGACCTGTACAGGTCGGGCCTGAGCTTGCCGAGGTCGCCGTAGTTCAGGACCATGACCGGGATGCCGGTCTTCTCGTTCAGTTCCACCGGGTCATAGCCCATGGAGGAAGAATAGGTCTTGAGGATGACGTCCGGCTGCGGCTCCAGGCTCAGGATCAGTTCCGGGTTGTCGAAGCCGCGGAACTGGCCGAAGATGGGCATTTTCTTGAACTGGGGATTGGCCAGGGCGTAGGGACGGGCGTCGAACTGCTTGCGCCGGGTCTCAATGTCGTCCACGGCCACGATCATGTCCTGGGCCTGAAGATACGTCAGCAGCCGCAGACACCCGGACCCGGAACAGATGACGTTGCGAACCGTCTCGGGGATGGCCACCGCCTTGCCGGAGGAGTCGGCAACGGTTCGCTGTCCGGCAACAGCCGGGACAGCCGAAAACAGAATCAACAGACAGGCGAGAAAGCTGTTCGGGACGCGCACGGGACCTCCGGATTCAAGACGAATATGATTTTAATTACCATTTCATGTCATAATTATAGTTTTGGTGACACAAAAAGGATGTAAAAGATAGATTAGTCTGCGTCAAGAGGCACGGAACGCAAATACTGGCTACGCAGGGCCGGAGGCGACAGGGGCGGCAACCGGAATCCGGAGGCCGCCGGGCAGCACGGCAACCAGTCAGGACAGGATGCGCCAGCCGTTGGAATAGAGGTAGAAGGAGCCGTTGCGGAGGCGGCCCACCAGGGTCAGGTTGTTGCGCTCGGCATAGTCGATGCCGGAGCTGGTGGCGGCGGAGAAGCCGCAGAGGATGGGGATGTTGGCGGCCTGGGCCTTGACCGCCAGCTCGAGGGCCAGCCGGGAGGAGAGCATGGCGATGGCCACCTCGTCCAGGGTCCCCTCGAGCAGGGAGCGGCCTATGGCCTTGTCAAAGGCGTTGTGCCTGCCCACGTCCTCGCCGAAGGCGATCATTTCGCCGGAAGCGGAAAACAGGGCCGCCGCGTGGGTCGATCCGGTGGACTTGAACAGGTTCTGACGCCGCTCGAACGTCTCCTTGAAGTCGAACAGCCGCTCGGCCCTGACCCGTACCGGACGGGGCGACGGGAAGAGCCGCCGCATTGCGCCGGTGGTCTTGAGGACGACGGAAACCCGTGTCCGCCCCCGGTAGTTGAAGGTCACGTTGGACAGGTCCTCGCTCCCGCGAATCATATTCAGGGAGAACAGATGCCCGGCGACGAGGTTCATGTCGTCGCCGGGAGTTCTGGAGAGCGTGGTGTCGAGCACCCCTTCCACCTGGAGCCGGAGGGGGGCCTCCACCGCGATCGAATCCTTGTGATAGGCGAGCCTGCCGCCCTCGTACCGCTGCAGCGTGGCCGGGAAGGCCAGTTGCGACGTCCCGGCGTCCGGCCGGTCGTCCTCCTGCGCCCCCTGGGGCGCGGCGACTATCCTGAGGTGCGAGGTCGGCATGGCATCCCACCTAATCCGCGGCGTTCCACAGGGTCGGGGTCACCGGGACGAGTTCGTTGTTGCGGGCGAAGATGTCGAGATGAATGAGCCCCATCTGGACCACGTCCAGGTGCGGATGCGGCTCGAATTCGCGCAGGTCCACGTTCAGGCAGTACTTGCCGCACTTGTGGCAGGCTTCGATCCGCTCGTACCTGATGTCGTCCACGTAAAAGATCTCGCGGCTGTCGTTCTCGTCGTTGCCGCAGGCAACGCAGGCGTTGCGCCGATAGCGCCAGTCGTGCCCGCACAGGGAACAGTGCAGGTACTTCTTTCCGCCGCCCCCCACCAGGTGGTCGAGATCGGAGACTTCCTTGGGGGAAAGATAGGATATGGACGGGGAGGAACCGCATACGGGGCAGTACCCCCTGTCCCAGGTAATATCGGACAGGG belongs to Pseudodesulfovibrio portus and includes:
- a CDS encoding FecCD family ABC transporter permease, with amino-acid sequence MHFSDGSIPDEYRRYIGWKSALLFVVTGALSVSLLVAVSLGAAHIPLADVARSLAGAAVSKRFEMILWNIRLPQALAAIVAGAGLAVAGTAMQSILRNPLGSPFTLGISHAAAFGAAFSVMILDGGIMASTHTDAVTITSPYVTTGLAFVFSLAAAGVIIGVSRLRGATPEVMILTGVALGSLFTAGTMLLQFFADDVQLAAMIFWTFGDTARASWSELGIVSVVTVVACAYFLFNGWNYNAIDAGDETAKGLGVRVERVRMVGMLLATLLTAVIIAFLGIIGFVGLVVPHMARRVIGSDHRFLLPATILGGGLLLLVSDTVARLILAPHVLPVSVLTAFLGAPVFIYLILRGQRG
- a CDS encoding iron ABC transporter substrate-binding protein, yielding MRVPNSFLACLLILFSAVPAVAGQRTVADSSGKAVAIPETVRNVICSGSGCLRLLTYLQAQDMIVAVDDIETRRKQFDARPYALANPQFKKMPIFGQFRGFDNPELILSLEPQPDVILKTYSSSMGYDPVELNEKTGIPVMVLNYGDLGKLRPDLYRSLRIMAEVVGKEDRAEAVIEFIEGQIKDLVARTADVPDDGCPSVFVGGVAFKGPHGYQSTEPAYPPFKFVKTNNLAYDVRLSGKELRHSDVAKEMIVQWNPDYLFLDLSTLQLGNEAGGLFELKTDPSYQTLTAVQGGKVYGLLPYNWYTQNYGSILANAFYVGKLLYPDRFADVDPAAKADEIFTFLVGKPVFKDMDAMFQGLAYKPIPLN
- a CDS encoding formate dehydrogenase accessory sulfurtransferase FdhD yields the protein MPTSHLRIVAAPQGAQEDDRPDAGTSQLAFPATLQRYEGGRLAYHKDSIAVEAPLRLQVEGVLDTTLSRTPGDDMNLVAGHLFSLNMIRGSEDLSNVTFNYRGRTRVSVVLKTTGAMRRLFPSPRPVRVRAERLFDFKETFERRQNLFKSTGSTHAAALFSASGEMIAFGEDVGRHNAFDKAIGRSLLEGTLDEVAIAMLSSRLALELAVKAQAANIPILCGFSAATSSGIDYAERNNLTLVGRLRNGSFYLYSNGWRILS